The stretch of DNA GACGACGCGTTCAAGGTCACTATCCCGGATAACGGCAGGATCATCCGTAACCTGCTTTTAGGTTCCAACCACATTCAATCGCATATACTGCATTTTTATCACCTGGCAGCCCTTGACTATGTTATCGGGCCGGATATTCCGCCGTTCGTCCCCAGGTATAAAGGGGACTTTCGTCTGCCCAAAGACTTGAACGACGCTTATGTGGCGCATTACCTGCAGGCTTTGGAGATGCGTAAAAAGGCCCATGAAATGCTGGCGGTTTTCGGCGGCAAAATGCCTCCCCAGATGACCATGCTTCCCGGCGGTGTAACTGTTACGCCTACCGTGGATAAGATCGCCTCGTTTCTCTGGCGTCTGCGTGAACTTCAGGCGTTCATCAATGACGTGTATATCCCGGATGTCTTAGGTGTTGCCGAGGTGTATTCCGACTACAAGAAAATCGGTATCGGGCATGGCAATCTTCTTGCTTACGGAGGATTCCCGCTGGACAGCCAAAACAAAGAAAAATTCTTCAAGGCAGGGCGTTATACCAAAGGCAGTATCGTCGGGTTTGATCCTTTAAAGGTCACCGAGGATATAAAATATTCCTGGTATAAAAGCGGAGGTTCAGGTAAGAATCCTTATGACGGGGTTACTGACCCTGATGCTGAAAAGAAAGATGCCTATAGCTGGTTGAAAGCCCCCAGATACGACAATCAGCCGTATGAAGTGGGTCCGTTGGCCAGAATGTGGGTAAACGGCGATTATCGCCAGGGTATTTCTGTTATCGACCGCCATGCGGCCCGCGCTATAGAGGCTAAGAAGATCGCCGAGGCGATGGAAGGCTGGCTGCTTCAATTAAAACCCGGCGCTCCGTCCTGGGCAGAATACAAGGTTCCGGAATCCGGAGAGGGTATGGGGTTGACCGAAGGCGCCCGTGGAGCTTTGGGACATTGGATCAAGATAGCAAAGGGCAAGATAGAAAATTATCAGGCGGTAGTTCCTACTACCTGGAATTGCGGCCCGCGCGATGATAAAGGCGTACGCGGACCGGTGGAAGAATCGCTGGTAGGCACCGCTATAGCTGATGCCGAGAATCCTCTGGAGATAGTCAGGATCATCCGTTCGTTCGACCCTTGTATTGCCTGCGCGGTCCATTTGATCAGGCCGAACAACGGCGCAGAGATCAAGAAGTTCCGCGTTGTCTGATCCGGGAATGAAAAGAGTCATCGGCTGCGGTAATCTTCTGATGCAAGATGAAGGCATCGGGGTGCATCTTATAGAGTATCTCAAGGGGAAAACTATCCCTCAGGGCGTGGAATTGGTTGACGGCGGTTGCAGCGGTTTTGACCTTCTGGGATTCATTCAGGAATCCCGGGAAGTCGTTATCGTTGACGCGGTAAAAGCCGGAGGCAAGCCCGGGGATATTTATAAGTTCTCGCCGGATGATTATCGGACCGATACCTTCCCCAAGACTTCGCTTCACGATGTCTCGCTTAAAGATATCTTCGAGATCGTTAAGAAGACCGGCAACTTGCCCAGAATAACCATTTTCGGGGTAGAACCAAAAACAATAGACTGGGGTATGGAGCTTACGCCGGAGGTGGGTGAGGTCTTGCCCAGGCTCGCGGAATTGGTCATAAAGGAGATTCATCATGCATGAGGTTGGCGTAGCCCGTGAGATCTTGAAATTAACCCTGGAGAAAGCGGGCAATAAAAAAGTAAAAAGCATAAAGATCGAATTAGGCGATGACGGGCACACAACGCCGGAGACATTAATCAACGCTTTTCAGATGGTCGCCAAGGGGAGTATTGCTGAATCAGCCAGGCTGGATATAAATAAGGGGCAGGGCCTGGAATCCCGGGTATTGGAACTGGAAGTGGAGAATTAGTATGTTCAATATCGGGATGCCGGAGTTGATCATTATTTTCATAGTGGCACTGGTGATCTTGGGCCCTAAGCGCCTCCCGGAGATCGGCCGCCAGATCGGCAAGGCTATGTCCCAGCTAAAACGTGTTACAAGCGATCTTAAGCAGGCATTGGAAAACGAGCCGCCTGAAGATATAAAAGACGAAGTCAGGGAAAAACTTGGAAAAATCCCCGAAGATAAGACAACCTGATGATCCTATCCCCTTGCTGGAGCATCTGGGTGAGTTAAGAAACGGCCTGGTTTATTCGGCAATAGCGATATTTATCTGCGGCAGCGCGGTTTACTCCAAGGTTAATATTGTAATCGAAAATATCGCCGCGCCGGTCGGCAAACTCTATTTTATAAGTCCGTTCGAGGCCTTCTGGTGCCAGATCAAGATAGCTTTTTTTCTGGGGCTTTTATTAAGCCTGCCGGTCGTTCTCTTTCAGTTGTGGAGTTTTGTCCAGAAGGGGCTTTTGCCTAAGGAGAAAAGGTATATTCTCCTGGTGACGCTGGTTTCTTTCCTGCTTTTTGTCGGCGGGGTGTTTTTTTGCTATTTTCTGATTCTTCCGGTCGGGGTCAAGTTCCTTTTGGCTAGCGGATCCGATGTGGTCCTCCCGATGCTGAGCATCTCGAGGTACCTTTCTTTTGTGATCGGCCTGGTGTTTTCATTCGGGATGGTCTTTGAGCTGCCGGTGGTCATCGGATTTCTGGTCAAGGCGGGTATGCTTAAGGCGCAGACTTTGATCCGGCAGTGGAGATTCGCAGTTGTTATTATATTCATCGCCGCCGCCGTGCTTACGCCCGGGCCTGATGTTTTCTCCCAGGCGTTAATGGCCGGGCCGTTGTTGATCTTGTACGCAGCAAGTGTGGCTATAGCTAAAATAATCGAGAGGAGGAAATAATGAAAGGTATAGGCATGGGAGAATTGATCGTTATCCTGCTGATAGTCCTGGTTATTTTCGGCGCGGGAAAGATACCGGATATATTCAAGTCTTTCGGCCAAGGGATCAAGGAATTCAAGAAGGGAATCAATGAGAAGCCCGACGACGAAAAACAGGATAAGAAGGAATAAAAAGGCTTGACAAAACGGGCATTGTTTTGTATCCTAAGTATCAAAAGGATAGATATTTAAGTATAAATTAGAGGCCATAATAAAGGAGGTGCTGGATGAGGAAATGGGCGTTGTTGGTTTTATTGCTAACCTTTGGTTTTGTGACAGTAGGGGCTTTATTCCTGGGAGGCGCTACTGTCTCGGCGCAGGAACAGAAGTTTGTCGGGGCTGAAAAATGCAAAGGCTGCCATCCTCAGCAGTTCACGGATTTTGAGAGCCGTAAATTCACCAAGGCCTGGACAGTCCTGCAGATGCGCGGCAAGACCAAGGACCCCGCATGTTTAGTTTGCCATGTCACCGGATACGGCCAGCCCGGAGGGTTTATTTCCGAAGATGTCACTCCGCAGTTAAAATACAAGCAGTGTGAGGTCTGCCATGGGGCCGGAAATACTCATGTTATGAACCCCGGCGATACCGTTGCCCGTCAGGCAATGAAGGATTACGTGAGCAAGCGTAATGTTTGCATCGATTGCCACAAATGTATGAAGACCCACAAAGAAGCGGATTTTTAAGAGTAAATTTAAAATAAACCGAAAAATGTGTTTTTGATGTGTTGATCCAAACGCGGCTCCCGGTGAGCGACGAGAGTTGCCGGGAGCCGTAGTAATAAGCAGGGATTCAGCGTTTTTATCATAAATCATATTCCATAGATCGAAAAACAGGGTGGGGTCAGAGAAAGCAAGCAAATCGATATTATTAACAGGGTGAACCCGGGAGGGGTAAATGTTGGAAGTCTTGAAGAAATCCATAGGAACAAAACTTACCTTATGGCTGAGTATCGGCTTGATCATTATCCTTTCAATAATCACCGTGATGAACGTCGTATCCCAGAATAAAACATTGTTCAATAGGGAGAAAGACACCGCAGATAAGCTTTCGGATACGGTTTTTACCGCCATCCGTTATCCTATGATGACCGGGGACCAGGACGTGATCCAGATGCAATTCGACCAGTATAAAACCCTGGAAGGGATAGTCGGGATGCATCTTTTGGACCATACCGCGACCATCAAACGGACTACCGAAAAGGATTTAAAGGATCAAAAACTCAGCGTTGCCAATATAGATGCCGCGCTGAAGGGCAAAGCATTTTCCGGTTTAGAAAAATCATTGGTCGGGCAAAAGAAGGTTTTTACGATAATCCGGCCGATAAAGAATGAAAAGAAATGTTTTTCCTGCCATGGTTCGGCCACAGAGGTTTTAGGCGTTTTGCGGATCGCTTTAGATTGGTCTCCTATCGAGCGCGATATGTCAATGACGAAAAAGTCAAACATCTTCTTTTCTTTGGTCGGCCTGGGCCTGATGAGCTTCCTGGTCTTTTTTCTGCTAAAAGTAATGTTGAGCGTTCCGGTAGGCGTGCTTATAAAAGGGAGCATCCCTTTGAGCATGGGCGACTTGACCCAGAAGATCAAGATCACCGGAAAAGATGAATTGGGAAGGCTCGCCGATTCTTTCAATATGATCATCAGTTCAATGAACCAGATCGTGTCGCAGGTGCGTTCCAGCGCCGACAAAGTGGCCAGTTCCGCGCAGGAGATGTCGTCTTCAGCCGAGGAAATGAACGCCACTACCCAGGAAGTATCCAACGCTATACAGAAGGTCAGTAAAGGCGCGAATACTCAGGCGGAGAAAGTCGAAGAAACCTTCGAGACTATGGAAAAGACCTCGACCAGCATCAAGCAGATGGTATCTAACGCCCAGACCGCCAGCCTTGCCGTGAGCCATACCAGCACCAGGGCGGAGGCCGGCCGTGTTACTGCCCAGGAAACCGTGGATAAGATCGAGAGGCTGACTGCCACCGTAGGCGATACAGCCAAGGTTATCCAGAATCTCGGACAGATGTCGCAGCAGATCGGAGAGATCACCGAGACCATTACTTCTATCGCGGATCAGACAAATCTTCTCGCTCTTAACGCCGCTATCGAAGCCGCGCGCGCCGGCGAGGCCGGACGCGGGTTTGCGGTAGTTGCCGAGGAAGTAAGGAAACTTGCCGAAGGATCGGCGGAAGCTGTCAGGAAGATTGGAGGGCTTATCCGTTCTATCCAGAGCGAGACCAACCGCGCGGTCAATGCCATAGAGGCAAGCTCCAAGGAAGTCCAGGAAGGCAAGATCCAGGTTTCCAAGATCGCCGATGTGTTGACCGAGATCAATAAAGCCGCCCGCGAGGCAGCAGGCGTCGCCAATGATATCGCTACTGCCGGTCAGGAACGGATAGTTGAGGTTGATCGCACAGTAAAATCAATAAATGAAGTCGCTTCTATCGCCAAGGAATCAGCTTCTACTGTTCAGGAGGTGTCTTCCAGCACTCAGGAGCAGACCGCTTCAATGGAAGAGATGTCCGCGTCTGCCCAGGAGCTTGCCCGTCTGGCCATGGACCTGAAAGAGATGGTCGGAAAGTTCAAGCTGGATGATAAAGAAAACTCCGGCAGGAAAAGAGAAGCGTAAAAGGTAAAATATTGCCCGTAACAAAAAAGCCCCGCAGATAAAATCTGCGGGGCTTTTTGTTCTAAGGCTTTTTAAATCGGGATCGTGCTTACTTTATTGAATTTAACGCCGACTTCAAAACGGTTGCTGTTGTTCTGGGCGTCTTTTAGCGGATTGATCCAGGCAACTTCTCCTTTGACGTAAAATGGGCCTATATGCGGGATGATCTTGAATTGCCCTGATATTACCGAGCCTACCCGGGTCTGACTCTCCAGAAGTATCCTCATTCCGCCGGGGCTGATATCCATAAGAAAACCTTCTTCGGCGTCTTTGCCGTCTTTGTTCAATGAGGTTTTTCCTTTTGTCGCCAGCCTGGTGTATCTGCGTCTTTCTTTCATTCTTATTCCTCCTTGTGCAGAGGCGCGCCCCAATCTCTCAAATAAGATTGGGGGGAGCAGAGGTGTTGCGTCAGCTATCCTATTAGGTTTCCGAGGTGCATGCACACGGCGTGCATACCGGCCAATCATTTATGGCCGGGTGCACCAATCTAACATCCATATTATACCCAAAAAATCCCAAAAATCAAGGTTCGGTTTTGAGAATACTATTGACTAAAAAGGTTTTTCTTTCTATTATATATTAAATATCCTACAGAATGAAAGGATGAAAAAAGATGAGAGTGGTCGTTACCGGCGGCGCCGGGTTTATCGGCAGTTGCCTGATCCATAAGTTAAACGAGCAGGGGATAAAAGATATAATCGTTGTTGATCACCTTGACGAGTCTTTGAAATGGAAGAACCTGGTCGGAAAAGCCATTGAGGATTATATCGCCAAAGAGAAATTCCTGGATGCGCTGGAATCGGCTAAACTGAAAGCCTCTTTTGATTTTATCATCCATATGGGCGCCTGTAGCTCGACCACCGAGACTGACGGCGAATACCTTATGGAGAACAATTATCTTTATTCCAAACGGCTGGCTAAATGGGCCTTAGCCAAAAAAGTCCCCTTCCTTTATGCCTCGTCCGCGGCGACGTATGGTGACGGATCGTTGGGTTACAGCGACGAAGATAGTGTTTCCGAGAATTTAAAACCGCTGAACCTGTACGGTTATTCCAAACAGCTTTTTGACTTGTGGCTTATAAGGAACGGTCTGACCGCGAAGGTCACCGGGTTCAAGTTCTTTAATGTTTTCGGCCCTAATGAATACCATAAAGAGAATATGCGCAGCGTTATCGCCAAGGTCTTTGACGGGGTAAGCCGCGGGGAAAAAATGCGTTTGTTCAGGTCTTACGTGAAGCAATATCCCGACGGGGAACAAAAACGCGATTTCATATATGTCAAGGACGCGGTGGACATCGTTTATTATTTTATGGAGCACCCGGATAAAAAAGGCATATTCAACGCAGGCACGGGAAGTGCCCGCAGTTGGAATGATCTTGCCCGCGGACTTTTTGCGGCCTTGGGCAGAACGCCTCAGATCGAATATATCGATATGCCCGAACAGATCCGCGATAAATACCAGTATTTTACCCAGGCGGACCTGGGCAAATTACGAAAAGCCGGTTATGCAAAAGAGTTCCGTACTCTCGAAGAAGCGATCGCCGACTACTCGGGATATTTGAAAAATAACAGTTATCTGTAAAGGACAAATGAAAAGATTCATATTCTATATGATCAGATGGCAGTTAAGCACGCCTATACTCTGGCTGGTGGTAAAACAGCTTGGTGTGGGCATATGGTCTACAGTGGTCGCCAACCTTATCGGCGGAGCTATATTCTTCTGGGTGGACAGGTTCATCTTCACCTCCGCGGCGTTTGAGATATGGCATACTAAGGATAAAGGCACGTGCGATAAATGCGGCAAGGCCGCCAGTGTCTGGCGGTTGGTAAAGACAAGGGATTACGACCGTTCAGGAGCCGAACCTAAATTCCTCTGTATCAAGTGTTCCAAGGAGAAGCTTAAAGAGCTGCAGGACAAAGGGATAAAGACAGGGCACAGATTTTGATATGAAAGACGGGATTATAGTCATAAATAAACCTAAGGGGATGACCTCGCACGATGTTGTGGATTTTGTGCGAAAAAAGCTGAAGATGCGCAAGGTCGGCCACGCCGGGACCCTGGATCCCGCTGCCACAGGGGTTCTGGTGATCCTTTTGGGCAGATGCACCCGGTTGTTCGATAAGTTTTTAAGTTATGACAAGGAATATGTGGCTACCCTGACCTTGGGTTCAAGGACCTCAAGCGGCGATCTTGAAGGCGATGTTCTGGAAACCAGGGATTATAACCACATAGACGAGAATATGGTGAAAAACGCCATGCCCGCGTATATCGGCGATATTAAACAGGTACCGCCGATGGTCTCCGCGGTAAAATACAAGGGCAAGCGGCTGTATAAGTTGGCGAGGAAAGGTCAGCAGGTCGAGCGTACTCCCCGTGATGTGCGGATCAAGGAACTTAAACTTCTGGAATTCAAGCTCCCGGATGTAGAGTTTTATCTTAAATGTTCCCGGGGCACTTATGTGCGCCAGTTGGCTGAGGATCTGGCAGTTGACCTGAATTGTGTGGGCCATGTTTCCAGGATCGAACGCTTGAGCATAGGCCCGTTCAATATTAAATCCGCGTTAGGGCTTTCGGACATAGAAGAAAGCAGGATCCAGCCGTTTTTCGGTTAAAATCCGCAGTAAATGCGCTTTTTCCGCTGCTAAATCCCTTTAAAAAGGCTGATTTTCTCCGCGTTTTACTCAAATCTATTAAGATTGACACAGCGTAATTTATACTATATAATTATAGAACTATGGAACTTAATGAGATCATCTCACAGCGGAAGGCTAAATTAGAGGCCTTAAAAGATAAGGGCATACCTGTTTACGATAAGCCGTATTCAGGGTGCCTGGATATTGCCGGGGTTATCAACGGTTTTCAGGAAGGACTGAAGGTCGCTGTCTGCGCCAGGCTTACCGCCAAACGCGGGCACGGCAAAGTCGTCTTTGCCGACTTAAGGGATTCCACCGGCCGGATCCAGCTTTATTTTAAAGCGGATGTGATCGGGCCGGAAAAGTCCGCTATCCTGGAAAATATCGAGGTCGCGGATTTTATCGGGGTCAAGGGGGAATTATTCAAGACCCATACCGGAGAACTGACGATCAAGGTAGAGGATTTTATCGTTTTATCCAAGGCTATGCGCCCTCTGCCTGAGAAATGGCACGGGTTAAAAGACGTGGAGATCCGCTACCGCCAACGTTACCTGGACCTGGTCTCCAACGAGGATGTGCGCAAGGTTTTTGTGGCCCGTTCCCGGATCATCAAGTCTTTGCGAAAGACACTGGATGAAAAAGGTTTCCTGGAAGTGGAGACCCCGATGATGCACGATATCGCCGGAGGGGCGGCGGGAAGGCCTTTTAAGACGCATCATAATGAGTACGATATGGACCTTTTTCTGCGCATCGCCCCGGAGCTTTATCTTAAAAGGCTTTTGGTCGGGGGCATGGATAAGGTGTATGAAATAAACCGTTCTTTCCGCAACGAAGGGGTTTCCATAAAGCATAACCCGGAATTCACTATGCTTGAGGTTTACGCGGCATACGCCAACTATGAAGTTATGATGCATTTATGCGAAAGCCTGATCGTTGCCGCCGCCCAGGACGCGTGCGGGAAGATGGAACTGAGCTATCAAGGCAAGTCAATAGACCTTACCCCCCCGTGGAAAAGAATATCGTTCGCGGAACTGGTAAAAGAGAGATTCGGAATAACGCCGTCTGATACGGAGCAGGTTATGCTGGAGAAGCTCAAGGCCAGCGGTTTTGCCAGGGATACGGATAAACTAAGCCGGACCCAGATCAATAAAGTGATCGAGGATACCCTGGAAGAGGGTTTGAACGTTAACCCCACTTTCGTCACCGATTATTACACCAGCCTTTGCCCTCTGGCGAAGACGAAAAAGGATAATCCTTTGATATCAGAAAGGTTTGAGCTGTTCATTGCCGGCATGGAGGTAGGCAACGCCTATTCGGAGTTGAACGATCCCCAGGAACAAAAACTGCGTTTTGAAGAAGAAGTTAAGAACCCCGGAGAGACCGGACATAAGGTGGTGGACGAGGATTATGTCCTGGCATTGGAGCATGGTATGCCGCCTGCCGGAGGCCTGGGTATAGGCATAGACCGTCTGGTCATGCTTTTGACCGACCAACCTTCTATCCGCGATGTCATTTTATTTCCCCTGTTAAGACCTGCGGGGGAAAAACAGGGTTAAAGTCCCGCTTAAATGCGCGCAAATTTATTAATCAGCTGGCGGTATTTAATCACCAAAAGAAAAGAGAAATTCTTATCTTTGATAAGTATCATCTCTATCTTGGGCATCGCCATAGGCGTAATGGCCTTGATCGTGGTGATCGGGGTAATGTCCGGTTTTGACAAGGACCTGCGCGACCGGATAATCGGCAACTACGCGCATATCACTGTCTCTTCATACCGGCCGATGGATTACGCGGATTTTGAATCTATCGCGGAGAAGTTAAAAGCCGAGCCGCATATCCGCGGCCTGAGCCCTTATTTGCAGGGGCAGGTCCTGATCGAAGAGAACAATAAATTCATGGCCCTGGGGATCAAGGGGATCGACCCCGCGAAAGAAAAAAAGGTCACCCGGCTGGAAAGATACATGGTCAAGGGATCACTGGCCGGGCTTAAGGAAGACACGGTCATAATCGGCAAGGAGCTGGCTTTATACCTCGGGCTTGTTCCCGGCTCGGAGTTGAATATTTATTCGCCGTTAGGCAAGCAGTATAAATTAACGGTCTCCGGGGTTTTTAATTCCGGGATGTATGATTACGACCTGAACCTTATCATCGTAGGCCTGGCGACAACTCAAAAGATATTGGGCGCCCAAAACCAGATCAGCGCCATAGCTGTCAAACTGGACGATCTTTATCTGGCTGATAAGCTGAAAAAACGCATTGCCGGCCTGGTGGGGTATGATTACAGCCTGAAGACCTGGATGGAGGCGAACCAGAATTTCTTCGCGGCGCTTAAGCTGGAGAAATTGACCATGTTCATTATCCTGACCTTGATCATCCTGGTGGCCTCTTTCAATATCATCAGCACCCTGGTTGTGCTGGTTGTGGAAAAGACCAAGGATATCGGGGTCCTCAAGAGCATAGGTATGAGCGAGTCCAACATACGCAAGATATTCACATATGAAGGTCTGATCATCGGTTCGTTAGGCACTGTTATCGGCACTTTGGGAGGGCTGGTTATTTGCGGCCTGCTGAAGAAATACCAGTTCATTAAATTGCCGCAGGATATATATTATATAGATAGCCTGCCGGTGGCTTTGGAGATCTGGCCGGACCTGATCCTGATATCCGCGGCAGCGATGGGCATTACCATGCTGGCGACCATTTATCCGGCTTTAAAGGCCAGCCAGATGAAGCCGGTAGAGGCATTACGCTACGAATAATGATAGAGGCGATAAACATACATAAGGGTTATACGAACGCCGGCAAGGAGCTTAACGTATTGAGAGGGTTAAGCCTGAAGATAGAAAAAGGCGGATTTACCGCGCTGGTCGGGCCTTCGGGAGCGGGAAAATCCACGCTTTTGCATATATTGGGCGGTTTGGACGAGCCGACCCGGGGCAAAGTTGTTTTTAACGGCGAGGATATTTACCGGCTTAATGATCAGGCTCTTTCCCGGATAAGGAATAAACAGATCGGTTTTGTTTTTCAGTTCTATAACCTGCTTTCGGAATTCACGGTATTGGAAAACGTGATGATGCCGGCTTTGATCGGTTGCGTGAACAAGGCCCAACAGGCGGCTGCGCAGAGTAAGGCCTTAGAGCTTTTGGGTAGGATGGGATTGGCGCAAAGGATAGGGCATTTCCCTTCGGAGCTTTCCGGAGGCGAGAAACAAAGGGTGGCCATCGCCCGAGCGCTCATAAACGATCCCGGGCTGCTTTTATGCGATGAGCCGACAGGCAACCTTGATTCCCGTACCGGCGAAGAGATACTCGCGTTGATCAGGAAGGTAAGCGGGGAAAATAAGATGACCGTGGTTATGGTAACCCATAACCAGGAGTTAGCCGCGACCGCCCAGCGGGTGTATCATTTGAAAGACGGGATATTGGCGAATTGATATAATTAACGCTTGTTTTTTCGAGCGCACTATTACGGAGGAGAGATGAAGATATATATCAACGGTAAATTCTACGATAAAGAAAACGCCAAGATATC from Candidatus Omnitrophota bacterium encodes:
- a CDS encoding ABC transporter ATP-binding protein, which encodes MIEAINIHKGYTNAGKELNVLRGLSLKIEKGGFTALVGPSGAGKSTLLHILGGLDEPTRGKVVFNGEDIYRLNDQALSRIRNKQIGFVFQFYNLLSEFTVLENVMMPALIGCVNKAQQAAAQSKALELLGRMGLAQRIGHFPSELSGGEKQRVAIARALINDPGLLLCDEPTGNLDSRTGEEILALIRKVSGENKMTVVMVTHNQELAATAQRVYHLKDGILAN